The stretch of DNA AAGACATCATTGAATACTGCGGGAGAAGTGCAGTAGGTATGTTAAGCCATGGTTATACTACTTATTCGCTCTATGGGCGTGTCTGTAGCGCAATCATTCTATCACATCCCTTCTCTATTACTGTCTATAATATATAATACATAAATACAATCCCCTTGGCGGTTGCAGCTCGTTGGAGCTGTCTTTTGATGCTCACAGGTGAGTTGTTGTAGTGTCTCATGGGCCCTGTGAGTCAGCCAGAGCTGTTCTGCAACTCTCTGCTGTAGTCATGGTGGTTGGCACTCTTTTCACTCCACCTTGAAATTCACTTCTCGATCTCCATAAACACCAATGATATAGGCCACTCGAGTGACCACCAAATCGATGGCCATCTTGATACTGTCAGCAGCGAGATCGATTTTCGAGCCCTCCACCTCGTGCCACGAAATGGGAATCTCGGCAATGGCCAGACCTTTTCTCTGGGCCAGCATGAGCACCTCGACGTCGAAAATCCAGCCCTCGGTGTGCATGTAAGGGAAGATGTTTTCGGTGGCTCGTCGAGAAAAGAGCTTGAAGCCGCACTGAGTGTCTCTGATGGTCCGCACTCCAAATGTCCACACCAGCAGATGCAGGCCTCTCATGAGAAAGTTGCGGATGAAGGACCGCTTGACCACGGCATCCGTGCCGACCATGTGTGCTCTGGAGCCGATAGCCACTCCGTCGTTGACCTTGACAGCCTCTAGAAGTCGCGGCATGTCCTTGAAGTCCGAGGCTCCGTCGGCGTCGGCAAAGAGCACGTACTTGCCTCGCGAGAAGCGCATTCCGTGGGCCACCGCTCCTCCCTTACCTCGGTTTTTGGCCAGTCGGGTGACCCTCAAAGAGCCGGGTTTCATGTGTTGAGATGCCCACTCGAGCGCAAACTCGGGGGTCTTGTCGCGCGAGCCGTCGTCGACGATGATCACCTCGTAGGGCTGCTTGAGAGCGTCCAGCACTGGCACCGCGTCTTCCAGCATGACTCCCAGTCGCTTCGTTTCGTTGTAGCAGGGCACTACCACCGAAATGAACACgtagtcgtcgtcgtcgtcggcgtCGGTGTCTTTGCGTCCGTGTgcctgcttctccagagccacaaGCGGCTGTTTGGGCGACACCGATCCGTCGGCCACGGTGGTTTCAAAGAACTGCTCGTGTTTGTGCACCGGTCGAGGCTTGTGCGAAAAGGCAAACACGGCGGCGTACACCGCGAGAATGAGCGCCACGAGCGCAGCCACCACGTAGAACATGTTGGCgtgtgggtggtggtggtggtagtggtgAAGATGGTAAGACAACGGAGATGAGGTTACGTGGGCCCTGTAGGcagagtacagtagagtTTCGGTAGAGCCTACTTTGAGTTGAGCACTTGTTGGCGAAGCAGGTGTGCCTGTAGGCTTTAGGGGCCTTTTTGGAGGTGATTAAAATAGCTGAGGTGATTGTATCGCCATTTTTGTACAAATTTCTCTTTTCATAATTTCATTTTGAGCATTATTCGTCAAGTTGAAAGGTGACCAAGTtggagtatatatatattacaCCAATATTAAACTCAGCCCTCGACAGAGCCGATTGGGTGACAACAGGATGATTTATGGACATAAATAGATGATTTGAGACAGTTATTTTTGACAGATGAATACTGAACTGATTCTGGAGTATCACCGATATCTCAATTATAATTTCCACATTTCAGAAACACGTATTTCACCAGTTTGGGCGTGTGTTATTTTTGGACATTAAACTTGCGCAGCTTTTGGAGACGGCTGAATAGGGGGCGCTGTTGTAGCCGTTGCAAGTGACGAATTTGAGAGCCGGTTTTTACAAATGAACTGAAAACACGTTTCTCGAGGCTATTTTAGAAAAATCTGCGTTGTTTTTCCACCgcaacaac from Yarrowia lipolytica chromosome 1D, complete sequence encodes:
- a CDS encoding uncharacterized protein (Compare to YALI0D06017g, similar to uniprot|P40350 Saccharomyces cerevisiae YPL227c ALG5 Dolichyl-phosphate beta-glucosyltransferase, similar to Saccharomyces cerevisiae ALG5 (YPL227C); ancestral locus Anc_6.253); the protein is MFYVVAALVALILAVYAAVFAFSHKPRPVHKHEQFFETTVADGSVSPKQPLVALEKQAHGRKDTDADDDDDYVFISVVVPCYNETKRLGVMLEDAVPVLDALKQPYEVIIVDDGSRDKTPEFALEWASQHMKPGSLRVTRLAKNRGKGGAVAHGMRFSRGKYVLFADADGASDFKDMPRLLEAVKVNDGVAIGSRAHMVGTDAVVKRSFIRNFLMRGLHLLVWTFGVRTIRDTQCGFKLFSRRATENIFPYMHTEGWIFDVEVLMLAQRKGLAIAEIPISWHEVEGSKIDLAADSIKMAIDLVVTRVAYIIGVYGDREVNFKVE